A window from Brachionichthys hirsutus isolate HB-005 chromosome 4, CSIRO-AGI_Bhir_v1, whole genome shotgun sequence encodes these proteins:
- the LOC137893018 gene encoding LOW QUALITY PROTEIN: phytanoyl-CoA hydroxylase-interacting protein (The sequence of the model RefSeq protein was modified relative to this genomic sequence to represent the inferred CDS: inserted 4 bases in 4 codons): MDAPLSTPCNIQICEVTCDSFRIMWXMSPEDTARATHFFIDLSRKDSRDPNRFKHRDVPTKLVAKAVPLPMAVXGHWFLSPRTDYCVAVQTAVRQPDGDYLVSEWSQVXEFCTGDYAXEHLQQLLDKAKGAAGRLLKFSLFYRNQHPDYFEYVRGEGGALMRPALKDCSGSHGSPINGKLHGVFFSCNTEFDTGLPPRDSPYGPLRFQIPAGRLLNADVSLYFADFYCMYTAYHYVVLVLAPAGSDGDAFCRTRLPRLDSASNPFLTYADPQRPGEEPLFRHASDVILEVLFTEAVHLDQGAVENISGHHQLKSLTTANAKKDPSCKVCNISVGR; the protein is encoded by the exons ATGGACGCCCCTCTCTCCACCCCGTGTAACATCCAGATTTGCGAGGTGACCTGCGACTCCTTTCGCATCATGT ACATGTCCCCCGAGGACACCGCCAGGGCCACGCACTTCTTCATCGACCTGAGCCGCAAAGACAGCAGGGACCCCAACCGCTTCAAACACAGG GACGTTCCGACCAAACTGGTGGCCAAGGCCGTGCCCCTTCCCATGGCGG AGGGACACTGGTTCCTCAGCCCACGGACGGATTACTGCGTCGCCGTCCAGACCGCCGTCCGACAGCCAGACGGCGACTACCTGGTGTCCGAATGGAGCCAGG GTGAGTTCTGCACCGGAG ACTACG TggaacacctgcagcagcttctaGACAAGGCCAAGGGCGCCGCGGGAAGGCTGCTGAAATTCTCCCTGTTTTATCGCAACCAGCACCCGGACTACTTTGAATATGTCAG AGGGGAAGGCGGCGCCCTGATGCGTCCGGCCCTGAAGGACTGCAGCGGGAGTCACGGCTCTCCCATCAACGGGAAACTGCACGGCGTCTTCTTCAGCTGCAACACGGAGTTTGACACGGGCCTCCCCCCCAGAGACTCCCCCTACGGGCCCCTGCGGTTCCAGATCCCCGCCGGACGCCTGCTGAACGCCGACGTCAGCCTGTACTTCGCCGACTTCTACTGCATGTACACGGCCTACCACTacgtggtgctggtgctggcgCCCGCCGGCTCCGACGGGGACGCCTTCTGCCGCACCCGCCTCCCCAGGCTGGACTCGGCGTCCAACCCCTTCCTGACGTACGCCGATCCCCAACGGCCCGGCGAGGAGCCTCTGTTCCGTCACGCCAGCGACGTCATCCTGGAGGTGCTCTTCACGGAAGCGGTTCACCTGGACCAGGGCGCCGTGGAGAACATCAGCGGGCATCACCAGCTCAAGAGCCTGACGACGGCCAACGCCAAGAAGGACCCCAGCTGCAAGGTGTGCAACATCAGCGTGGGACGCTGA
- the gins4 gene encoding DNA replication complex GINS protein SLD5, producing the protein MSDVLSEDGGDVNREDSQEDVMTPAELISRLEEAWLNEKFSPELLENKSEVVECVMEQLSHMEANLQRVKKGDAKASIHRMEIDRIRFVLSSYLRSRLQKIEKFFPHVLEREKSRGAGDPSLLSPEESAFAKEYYANMETHLKAVALKRMPSNLQAVDMLKAVTEPCLDSFVFLRVKERQENILVEPETDDQREYVVDLDEGSQHLMRYRSVAPLVSSGAVQLI; encoded by the exons ATGTCGGACGTTTTGTCCGAAGACGGCGGCGACGTCAACCGAGAGGACAGCCAGGAGGACGTGATGACTCCCGCGGAGCTAATCTCTAGACTAGAAGAA GCTTGGCTGAACGAGAAGTTTTCCccggagctgctggagaacaaGTCGGAGGTGGTGGAGTGTGTGATGGAGCAGCTGAGTCACATG gaagcCAACCTGCAGCGGGTGAAGAAGGGTGACGCCAAGGCGAGCATCCATCGCATGGAAATCGACCGGATCCGCTTCGTGCTCAGCAGCTACCTGCGCTCCCGCCTGCAGAAG ATTGAAAAGTTCTTCCCGCACGTCCTGGAGAGGGAGAAGTCTCGCGGGGCGGGCGATCCGTCGCTGCTGTCGCCCGAGGAGTCTGCCTTCGCCAAAGA GTATTACGCCAACATGGAGACCCACCTGAAGGCCGTGGCGCTGAAACGCATGCCCTCCAACCTGCAGGCGGTGGACATGCTGAAAGCAG TAACCGAGCCCTGCCTGGACTCCTTCGTGTTTCTGCGGGTGAAGGAGCGACAGGAAAACATCCTGGTGGAGCCGGAAACGGACGATCAGAG GGAGTACGTGGTGGATCTGGACGAGGGCTCCCAGCACCTGATGCGCTACCGATCTGTGGCGCCGCTCGTTTCCAGCGGCGCCGTGCAGCTGATCTGA
- the arid5a gene encoding AT-rich interactive domain-containing protein 5A: protein MTDFHPVFLAFRRSNVLLRVFYLSLVFSSGALEDRKPRRAASGEEEEATVAPGEEEEETVAPGEEEEATVPSGEEEEATVMQASNPVIEIHDSLTECEEEEEEEEKEAARPDPPHVEEKTFVSSLHSFMKAKGTPIEKIPHLGFKQIDLWRIYKAVEELGGYDSVTARRLWKKVYDELGGSPGSTSAATCTRRHYEKLLLPFERRIKREEDKPTPQGKPRKPYKRHVEGKAPKAARKRKRTRPERETDSEMLTRSCRSEAAMHPHPALWTPAPDRQHPARPQNIPLCTSVYARLVQIPASNPWTARIPSAPGEVISPLEKKKRVAQASLKTPPRPPNEDKERPSVIQRPPTPDRAPASRSSSDGSPAPRSSSSSSSSSSRSVSPYSVSSEDGAAGDDGRPAPGAGVLWTGSEKNGEESKSVGRTRIPKGQQKDVLRLRPRSSDLKVSQVRDFTQRPIDKESVRCFQIPLSPSPFSVNYNWVPSSTSSFTKVIPKPGPPLRPAPIRPGYKSLQGGSMEPAGSLACVKKLSNMAQWLHQAENREKSRALLQKLPASHVHPPLHPAFLPNRSRLTQPHLMYQHFPVSPAHPGAVVFPYPYAIPQTGYTLPVMNPIYPHKL, encoded by the exons ATGACAGATTTCCATCCCGTGTTTTTGGCGTTCCGCAGGTCGAATGTTCTTCTTCGGGTCTTTTATTTGAGTCTCGTGTTTTCTTCTGGAGCTCTAGAGGACCGGAAGCCGCGGCGGGCAGCGtccggtgaggaagaggaggcgaccGTAGCGcccggggaggaagaggaggagaccgtAGCGcccggggaggaagaggaggcgaccGTACCGtccggggaggaagaggaggcgaccGTGATGCAG GCTTCTAATCCCGTCATTGAAATCCACGACTCCCTGACTGaatgcgaggaggaggaggaggaggaggagaaggaggcggcgAGGCCCGATCCGCCGCACGTGGAGGAGAAGACGTTTGTATCCAGTCTGCACTCTTTCATGAAGGCGAAAGGGACGCCGATAGAGAAGATCCCACATCTGGGCTTCAAGCAAA TTGACCTCTGGAGGATCTACAAAGCCGTGGAGGAACTTGGTGGATACGATTCA GTGACGGCGCGGCGTCTTTGGAAGAAGGTGTACGACGAGCTGGGAGGAAGTCCAGGAAGCACCAGCGCCGCCACGTGCACCCGCAGGCACTACGAGAA gctgctgctgccgtttgAGAGACGcataaagagggaggaagacaaaCCGACGCCGCAGGGCAAACCGCGGAAGCCGTACAAGAGACACGTGGAGGGCAAAGCCCCGAAGGccgcgaggaagaggaagaggactcggccggagagagagacggaCTCCGAG ATGCTGACCCGGAGCTGCCGGAGCGAAGCAGCGATGCATCCACACCCGGCGCTCTGGACCCCCGCCCCCGACCGACAGCACCCGGCCCGCCCCCAGAACATCCCCCTGTGCACCTCCGTCTACGCCCGCCTGGTCCAGATCCCCGCATCCAACCCCTGGACGGCTCGCATCCCCTCTGCCCCCGGGGAGGTTATCTCCCCCCTCGAGAAGAAGAAGCGAGTGGCTCAGGCCAGCCTCAAAACGCCGCCACGTCCTCCGAACGAGGACAAGGAACGGCCCTCGGTCATCCAGCGTCCCCCGACTCCGGACCGGGCTCCTGCCAGTCGCAGCTCCTCTGACGGCTCTCCGGCccccagatcctcctcctcctcctcctcctcctcctcccggagCGTTTCCCCTTACTCCGTTTCATCCGAGGACGGCGCGGCTGGGGACGACGGCAGGCCGGCTCCGGGCGCCGGGGTGCTCTGGACCGGTTCTGAGAAGAACGGCGAGGAGAGCAAGTCCGTCGGTCGCACCCGGATTCCAAAGGGACAGCAGAAAGACGTTTTGCGGCTCCGCCCTCGGTCCTCAGACTTGAAGGTATCTCAGGTACGTGACTTCACTCAGAGGCCAATCGACAAGGAGAGCGTCCGGTGTTTCCAGAttcctctctcgccctctcctTTCTCCGTTAATTACAACTGGGTTCCATCGTCTACCTCGAGTTTTACCAAAGTTATTCCCAAACCCGGGCCGCCTCTGCGGCCTGCTCCCATCCGGCCGGGCTATAAATCCCTCCAGGGCGGCTCGATGGAGCCGGCCGGCTCTCTGGCTTGTGTGAAGAAGCTGAGCAACATGGCGCAGTGGCTTCACCAGGCGGAGAACAGGGAGAAATCCAGGGCCCTGCTCCAAAAGCTGCCCGCT TCTCACGTCCATCCTCCATTGCATCCGGCATTCCTCCCCAACAGAAGCAGACTAACCCAACCTCACCTGATGTACCAGCATTTTCCCGTGAGCCCGGCTCACCCGGGGGCCGTTGTATTCCCGTATCCCTACGCCATCCCTCAGACCGGATATACGCTACCGGTCATGAACCCCATTTACCCTCACAAGCTGTGA
- the dbnlb gene encoding drebrin-like b, producing MAVNLSKNGPALTAAFKEVVDEKSTTNWALFTYEGNSNDVRLAEKGDGGLEELVEELNSGKVMYAFCRVQDPNSGLPKYVLVNWTGEGVKDSRKGICANHVRSMADFLRGAHVTINARAEEDVEPEVIMQKVAKASGANYSFHKESSRFQDSGPQGPVGSVYQKTNAMSEIKKTNKDTFWAQTEREEEKRRQEEQRKAGEERQRLERDRKEREAKEAAQRDKRDKERASQIDQKKKHQEQQEDESREQENQRWKVEEERRKVEEEQHKEEEERRHQEKDRNEKEAREEAQRKYQQEQQEAESKEQERQSLEAASLISQRAVNPREMFKQRERGMTPSDSDAAPANPKPGRLQSRFLSQSVSESERSGSTRRPASPSAIWASGESPEAISPVEETPFEEPAQAEEKSSYEETPDRGTCARALYDYQAADDTEISFDPDEIITGIEMIDEGWWRGYSPDGHAGMFPANYVELM from the exons ATGGCAGTAAACCTCAGCAAAAATGGCCCCGCGCTGACCGCTGCGTTCAAAGAAGTGGTGGACGAGAAATCCACAACCAACTG GGCCTTGTTCACCTACGAGGGGAACAGCAATGACGTCCGCCTGGCAGAGAAAGGAG acgGAGGACTGGAGGAGCTGGTCGAAGAACTGAACAGCGGAAAAGTGATGTACGCCTTCTGCCGGGTCCAGGATCCGAACTCTGGGCTGCCGAAATACGTCCTCGTCAACTGG ACCGGAGAAGGAGTGAAAGATTCCAGGAAGGGAATCTGTGCAAATCACGTCCGCTCCATGGCCGACTTCCTCCGG GGGGCGCACGTCACGATAAACGCCAGAGCGGAGGAGGACGTGGAGCCCGAGGTGATCATGCAGAAGGTGGCCAAAGCCTCGGGGGCCAACTACAGCTTCCACAAAGAGAGTAGCCGCTTCCAGGACAGCGGTCCGCAGGGCCCGGTG GGCTCGGTGTACCAGAAGACCAACGCCATGTCTGAGATCAAAAAGACCAACAAAGACACCTTCTGGGCTCAGACTGAG agagaggaggagaagcgtcGCCAGGAGGAGCAGCGTAAGGCCGGGGAGGAGCGCCAGCGGCTGGAGAGGGACCggaaagagagggaggccaAAGAGGCGGCGCAGAGGGACAAGCGGGACAAGGAGAGGGCCTCCCAAATCGACCAGAAGAA gaagcaccaggagcagcaggaggacgagagcagggagcaggagAATCAACGCTGG aaagtagaggaggagcggcgcaaagtagaggaggagcagcacaaggaggaggaggagcgccggCATCAGGAGAAAGACAGGAACGAAAAGGAGGCCAGGGAGGAGGCACAgag GAAGTatcagcaggagcagcaggaggccgagagcaaagagcaggagagacaaagtttg gaggcggcGTCCCTCATCTCCCAGCGGGCCGTGAACCCCAGAGAGATGTtcaaacagagggagagggggatGACGCCCAGTGACTCGGATGCTGCCCCTGCTAACCCCAAACCAG GGCGCCTCCAAAGCCGCTTTCTGTCTCAGTCGGTGTCTGAAAGCGAGCGATCCGGCTCGACGCGGCGCCCGGCTTCTCCCTCTGCTATCTGGGCCTCAG GGGAATCACCGGAGGCCATCTCTCCCGTGGAGGAGACGCCGTTCGAGGAGCCGGCTCAG GCGGAGGAGAAAAGCTCCTACGAGGAGACGCCGGACAGAGGCACCTGCGCCAGGGCCTTGTACGACTACCAGGCTG ctgaCGACACGGAGATCTCGTTCGATCCCGACGAGATCATCACCGGGATCGAGATGATCGACGAGGGCTGGTGGCGAGGATACAGCCCGGACGGCCACGCCGGAATGTTTCCGGCAAATTACGTGGAGCTgatgtag